A window of Ketobacter sp. MCCC 1A13808 contains these coding sequences:
- a CDS encoding STAS domain-containing protein, whose amino-acid sequence MAESNFGKAMYAVHQGTYVVKLIGEIRVPICSTLDAFIERMFTDRRLSSVLIDLSETSVIDSTALGLLAKIAVRTRKQFQQKPLIISTQDDVTRILDTMGFEKVFNIVYERPVRSPELTEIPKVPCDENSAFDKVLEAHRVLMDMNDNNRETFKDVVAALESRAAEPVTSEASRHQDSTTKLHRIN is encoded by the coding sequence ATGGCTGAATCCAATTTCGGAAAAGCAATGTACGCGGTCCATCAGGGCACTTATGTGGTGAAACTCATAGGCGAAATACGTGTGCCAATCTGCTCTACATTGGACGCGTTCATTGAGCGAATGTTTACCGATCGACGCCTGTCATCGGTGTTGATCGATCTTAGTGAAACATCGGTGATTGATAGCACAGCGCTGGGCTTATTGGCTAAGATTGCTGTCCGGACCCGTAAGCAATTCCAGCAAAAACCGCTTATTATCAGTACCCAAGATGATGTTACGCGGATCCTGGATACAATGGGGTTTGAGAAGGTTTTTAATATTGTGTACGAAAGGCCGGTGCGCAGCCCGGAATTAACAGAAATACCCAAAGTGCCGTGCGACGAAAACAGCGCATTCGATAAGGTTTTGGAAGCGCACCGGGTGTTAATGGACATGAACGACAACAACCGGGAAACCTTTAAGGATGTGGTTGCCGCACTGGAAAGCAGGGCAGCGGAACCGGTCACATCCGAAGCCTCAAGACATCAAGATTCCACCACCAAATTACACCGGATCAATTAA
- the tal gene encoding transaldolase: MTNKLKQLRSMTTVVADTGDVDAIRRYTPIDATTNPSLLLKAAELEEYQPLIDRSIRQSSTGEVDEICERLAVNIGNEILNVVPGRISTEVDARLSFDTAATINKARRIVSLYRDLGIEKDRILIKIASTWEGIKAAEQLEQEGINCNLTLLFSFCQAVACAEAGITLISPFVGRILDWYKSSTGTTEYAPFDDPGVQSVTRIYRYYKQYGYATIVMGASFRNTGEIEALAGCDRLTISPQLMGELEQDSAILTRSLSPDMTSSDPRHKRLDEQSFRWQLNEDAMATEKLAEGIRNFAKDQAKLETLLKQRIN, encoded by the coding sequence ATGACTAACAAACTAAAGCAATTGAGATCAATGACCACCGTGGTAGCAGACACCGGTGATGTAGACGCTATACGTCGTTACACGCCCATCGATGCCACCACCAACCCATCCTTGCTTTTAAAGGCAGCGGAACTCGAAGAATACCAGCCATTGATTGATCGCAGTATTCGTCAAAGCTCAACCGGGGAAGTAGATGAAATCTGCGAACGCCTCGCAGTTAACATCGGCAATGAGATCCTGAACGTCGTTCCGGGCAGGATTTCCACCGAGGTCGATGCCAGGCTGTCTTTCGATACTGCAGCCACCATTAACAAAGCGCGACGCATTGTCTCGCTGTATCGCGACCTGGGCATAGAAAAAGACCGGATACTAATAAAAATCGCGTCAACCTGGGAAGGCATTAAGGCCGCTGAGCAGCTCGAACAGGAAGGCATAAACTGCAACCTCACCTTACTGTTCAGTTTCTGCCAAGCTGTAGCCTGTGCGGAAGCCGGCATTACCCTGATCTCCCCTTTTGTCGGCCGTATTCTGGATTGGTATAAATCCAGTACCGGCACGACTGAGTACGCGCCCTTCGACGATCCTGGCGTACAATCCGTTACCCGCATCTACCGGTATTACAAGCAATACGGCTACGCCACCATCGTGATGGGGGCGAGCTTCCGTAACACCGGAGAAATTGAAGCGCTGGCAGGATGTGATCGCCTGACTATCAGCCCTCAACTCATGGGTGAGCTGGAACAGGATTCGGCAATTCTGACACGAAGCCTGAGCCCCGACATGACCTCTTCGGACCCGCGACACAAACGCCTGGATGAACAAAGCTTCCGATGGCAGTTGAATGAGGATGCTATGGCTACCGAAAAGCTGGCGGAAGGGATCCGTAACTTCGCCAAGGATCAGGCTAAGCTGGAAACATTACTAAAACAGAGAATTAATTGA